The Cryobacterium sp. SO1 genomic sequence GACCGCTCCGCGCTGCTTCACCTGGACTACCAGCCGGCCGCCGTGGAGGTCACGGTGACCAACACCGTGGATCCGCCCGCGACCGCCATATCGTCAGCCGAGCCGTCGGCCGGTGCCGGGCACGGTCTGCTCGGCGCCCGGGAACGGGTCGGCTCGGTTGGCGGCCGGCTCAGCGCCGCCAGGGGGCCGGGCCCGGTGTTCAGGTTCACCGCCTGGCTGCCCACCGACACCGACCGTCCCCTCCCCGATCCGGCCGTGGATCTGCAACCGAATGGTGCCTCATGATCTCCGTAGTCCTCGCCGACGACCAGTCCCTGATCCGCACCGCCGTGGCCGAGCTGGTCTCGCACGAGGAGGGATTCCGCGTGGCCGGCCAGGCCGGCAACGGTCGTGAGGCCGTGCAGGTGGTGCGCGAGACGCGGCCGGACATCGTGCTGATGGACATCCGGATGCCGGTGATGGACGGCATCCAGGCGACCGCGGCGATCTGCGCCGACCCGGCGCTGGCGGCGACCCGCATCATCGTGCTCACCACGTTCGAGGAGGACGAGTACGTGCTGCAGGCGCTGCGAGCCGGCGCCAGCGGGTTCGTCGGCAAGGGCACCGAGGCGCAGGACCTGATGAACGCCATCCGCATCGTGCACGGCGGCGACGCCCTGCTCTCGCCGCGCGCCACCAGGGCCCTGATCGACCGCTACACCGCACCCGCCGTGCCTGCCACGCTCGAGGCTCCCGCCGCCCTGGCGCTGCTCACCGAGCGGGAGCTGGAGATCCTGCTGCTCGTGGGCCGCGGCCACGGTAACGGCGCCATCGCCGACGAGTTGGTGATCTCCCCGCACACCGCCAAGACCCACGTGAACCGCATGATGACCAAGCTCGGCGCGCACGACCGCGCCCAGCTGGTGATCATCGCCTACGAATCGGGCCTGCTGGTGCCCGGCGCCCACCCCTGATCCCCTCCTACCCTTTCGTGACTCGCCCATTTTCGCTAGTCCAGCCGCCCCAGCACTAGCGAAAACGGGCGAGTCAGGCGAGTCAGGCGAGTCAGGCGAGGTGGCGAGGT encodes the following:
- a CDS encoding response regulator transcription factor yields the protein MISVVLADDQSLIRTAVAELVSHEEGFRVAGQAGNGREAVQVVRETRPDIVLMDIRMPVMDGIQATAAICADPALAATRIIVLTTFEEDEYVLQALRAGASGFVGKGTEAQDLMNAIRIVHGGDALLSPRATRALIDRYTAPAVPATLEAPAALALLTERELEILLLVGRGHGNGAIADELVISPHTAKTHVNRMMTKLGAHDRAQLVIIAYESGLLVPGAHP